The Parashewanella spongiae genome has a window encoding:
- the thrC gene encoding threonine synthase — MQLYNLKHPSQVVSFAQALTLGLGKDRGLFFPSTIPMLENIDQLLTMSFIERSKAVIGAWLADELGQDVINNLVDSAFNFEVPMVNVDNKRFSLELYHGPTLAFKDFGARFMAQCINHLSTNKTLTILTATSGDTGAAVADAFYGLKGIQVVVLYPQDKISELQEKMFSTLGNNIHTIAIKSDFDACQELVKQAFEDKQLKKIINLNSANSINISRLLAQICYYFEAVSQFKKRYKNDPVISVPSGNFGNLTAGLFAKAMGLPIKRFIAATNSNDTVPRYLKNQKWQPNATVATMSNAMDVSEPSNWPRVEAILQTQEWPTSVITGFRVSEQQTSQSLKQLENLGYLSEPHAAIAAEALNSNLNLDDKGIFLSTAHPAKFKDVVDKELALNLSLPKELAAVVNKPSLSITLDDDFEQLKKQLIRV; from the coding sequence ATGCAGTTATATAATTTAAAACACCCTTCACAGGTAGTTAGCTTTGCCCAAGCGCTCACTCTCGGGCTTGGCAAGGATAGAGGATTATTTTTTCCCTCGACAATCCCTATGTTAGAAAATATTGACCAACTTCTTACCATGTCCTTTATTGAACGTAGTAAAGCAGTGATCGGAGCTTGGCTTGCCGACGAACTAGGTCAAGATGTAATAAACAACTTGGTTGATAGTGCCTTTAACTTTGAAGTACCAATGGTAAATGTTGATAATAAGCGCTTTAGCTTAGAGTTGTATCACGGCCCTACCCTTGCCTTTAAGGATTTTGGAGCTCGGTTTATGGCTCAATGCATTAATCATCTCAGCACAAACAAAACACTCACTATTTTAACCGCAACATCTGGTGATACAGGTGCAGCAGTAGCAGATGCTTTTTATGGCCTTAAAGGTATTCAAGTTGTAGTGCTATACCCTCAAGATAAGATCAGTGAACTTCAAGAAAAAATGTTTTCCACATTAGGAAACAACATTCACACCATCGCTATTAAATCAGACTTTGATGCTTGTCAAGAACTAGTAAAACAAGCCTTTGAGGATAAGCAGTTAAAAAAAATCATTAATCTAAATTCAGCAAACTCAATTAACATTAGCCGATTACTTGCACAAATTTGTTATTATTTTGAAGCCGTCTCACAGTTTAAAAAACGTTATAAAAATGACCCAGTAATTTCGGTACCCAGTGGTAATTTTGGTAACCTCACAGCTGGATTATTTGCAAAGGCAATGGGGCTGCCAATTAAACGCTTTATTGCTGCCACTAATAGCAATGACACAGTTCCAAGGTATCTTAAGAATCAAAAATGGCAACCCAACGCTACCGTAGCCACCATGTCAAATGCGATGGATGTATCTGAGCCTAGTAACTGGCCGAGAGTTGAAGCAATTTTGCAAACTCAAGAATGGCCAACTTCGGTAATCACAGGTTTTAGAGTTTCAGAACAACAAACATCACAGTCGCTTAAGCAATTAGAAAATTTGGGTTATCTTTCAGAACCACACGCTGCTATTGCTGCTGAAGCTTTAAATTCTAATTTAAACCTAGACGATAAAGGTATATTTCTCTCCACCGCCCATCCTGCAAAATTCAAAGATGTGGTAGATAAAGAACTCGCCCTTAACCTTTCATTACCAAAGGAGTTAGCTGCTGTAGTAAACAAACCAAGCTTGTCGATTACACTTGATGACGATTTTGAACAGCTTAAAAAACAGTTAATTCGTGTTTAG
- the pyrF gene encoding orotidine-5'-phosphate decarboxylase gives MLEKPILVALDFDKKEKALELVSKLDPSKCRLKIGKEMFTLFGPQFVIEVQNKGFDVFLDLKFHDIPNTVAKAVAAAAELGVWMVNVHASGGKAMMEAAKSALLPYGKDAPLLIAVTVLTSMKDSELPLIGIKQTANEQVQLLAKLAHESGMDGIVCSAQEATVLKSNFGVSFKLITPGIRPVGADVGDQQRVMTPEKAIAAGSDYLVIGRPITQADDPLKSLESIYNSIG, from the coding sequence ATGTTAGAAAAGCCTATTCTAGTAGCATTAGATTTTGACAAAAAAGAAAAAGCATTAGAACTAGTATCAAAACTTGATCCTTCAAAATGCAGACTAAAGATTGGTAAAGAGATGTTCACTTTATTTGGCCCTCAGTTTGTTATTGAAGTTCAAAACAAAGGGTTTGACGTTTTTCTTGATCTTAAATTCCATGACATTCCAAATACCGTCGCTAAGGCTGTTGCAGCGGCAGCTGAACTTGGTGTTTGGATGGTCAATGTTCATGCTAGCGGCGGAAAAGCAATGATGGAAGCAGCAAAGTCAGCACTGCTTCCATACGGTAAGGATGCTCCTTTATTGATTGCTGTCACTGTGCTTACGTCTATGAAAGATTCTGAGCTGCCGCTTATTGGCATCAAGCAAACGGCTAATGAACAAGTTCAATTACTTGCTAAACTGGCTCATGAATCAGGTATGGATGGTATAGTGTGTTCAGCTCAGGAAGCTACTGTTTTAAAATCAAATTTTGGTGTAAGTTTTAAATTGATCACTCCCGGAATTAGACCTGTAGGAGCTGATGTTGGTGATCAGCAGCGAGTCATGACGCCAGAAAAAGCAATAGCCGCAGGCTCAGATTATTTGGTAATAGGTAGACCGATAACACAGGCTGACGATCCTTTAAAATCCCTAGAATCTATTTATAACTCAATCGGCTAA
- the ilvC gene encoding ketol-acid reductoisomerase: MTNYFNSLKLREQLAQLDKCRFMEREEFSNGCSFIKHWNIVIIGCGAQGLNQGLNMRDSGLNISYALRGAAIKEQRQSWKWATEHGFTVGTFQELIPQADLVLNLTPDKQHTSVVNTIMPLMKRGATLSYSHGFNIVEEGMKVRPDITVIMVAPKCPGTEVREEYKRGFGVPTLIAVHPENNPNSNGLDIAKAYAAATGGDKAGVLESSFIAEVKSDLMGEQTILCGMLQTGAILGHQQLVANGIDADYACKLIQNGWETITEGLKHGGITNMMDRLSNPAKIKAYDMADELKVILRPLFEKHMDDIIDGTFSSTMMKDWANDDQNLLTWRAQTTETSFEIANDFAGDICEQEYYDHGIFLISMIKAGVELAFETMVAAGIVEESAYYESLHETPLIANCIARNKLYEMNIVISDTAEYGNYSFSHAAVPLLSNFVSKLSLAELGNASISRSNEVDNIRLIEVNDAIRNHRVEIVGKKLRGYMTDMKKIVASEQ, encoded by the coding sequence ATGACCAACTATTTCAACAGCCTAAAATTGCGCGAGCAGCTCGCACAGCTTGATAAATGCCGATTCATGGAACGTGAAGAGTTTTCAAATGGTTGCAGTTTTATTAAGCACTGGAATATTGTCATTATTGGTTGCGGTGCCCAAGGTTTAAACCAAGGGTTAAACATGCGCGATTCAGGTTTGAATATTTCTTATGCTTTACGCGGAGCTGCCATTAAAGAACAGCGTCAGTCATGGAAATGGGCAACTGAGCATGGGTTTACTGTTGGTACTTTTCAAGAACTTATTCCTCAAGCAGATTTAGTACTTAACCTCACTCCTGATAAACAACACACTTCCGTAGTTAATACGATCATGCCGCTAATGAAACGTGGCGCCACTCTTTCTTATTCACACGGATTTAATATTGTTGAAGAAGGCATGAAAGTACGTCCAGATATCACTGTCATCATGGTGGCGCCAAAATGCCCAGGCACTGAAGTGCGTGAAGAATACAAGCGTGGATTTGGCGTACCGACTCTGATTGCAGTACATCCAGAAAACAATCCAAATAGCAATGGCCTTGATATTGCGAAAGCTTATGCTGCAGCAACAGGTGGTGATAAAGCAGGTGTTCTTGAGTCCTCATTCATTGCTGAAGTTAAATCCGATTTAATGGGTGAGCAAACTATCCTTTGCGGAATGTTACAAACTGGCGCCATTTTAGGACATCAGCAACTTGTCGCCAACGGAATTGATGCAGACTATGCCTGCAAACTTATTCAGAATGGTTGGGAAACCATTACTGAAGGTTTAAAGCACGGTGGTATCACCAACATGATGGATCGCTTATCTAACCCAGCTAAAATAAAAGCTTATGATATGGCCGATGAGCTCAAAGTAATCTTGCGCCCCTTGTTTGAAAAACACATGGACGACATTATCGACGGGACATTTTCATCCACAATGATGAAGGATTGGGCTAATGATGATCAGAATCTTCTAACATGGCGCGCACAAACAACTGAAACGTCATTTGAAATCGCAAATGATTTTGCCGGTGATATTTGTGAACAAGAATATTATGACCACGGAATTTTCTTAATCTCTATGATAAAAGCTGGTGTCGAATTAGCTTTCGAAACTATGGTTGCAGCAGGCATCGTTGAAGAGTCAGCTTATTATGAATCGCTCCATGAAACACCATTAATTGCTAATTGTATTGCACGAAACAAACTATATGAAATGAATATAGTGATTTCAGATACTGCAGAATACGGTAATTATTCGTTTAGCCATGCTGCCGTGCCATTGCTTTCAAATTTTGTCAGTAAACTGAGTTTAGCTGAGCTAGGAAATGCCTCAATAAGCCGTTCGAATGAAGTCGATAATATTAGACTAATAGAAGTGAATGATGCTATTCGAAATCACAGAGTTGAAATTGTTGGTAAGAAACTTCGTGGTTACATGACTGATATGAAAAAAATCGTTGCTTCAGAGCAATAA
- the lapB gene encoding lipopolysaccharide assembly protein LapB has translation MVEVLFLLLPIAASYGWYMGRRSMRHQQNNKQRSRDRNYFTGLNFILSNESDKAVDLFINMLDVDDDTIDTHLSLGALFRTRGQVDRAIRIHQSLVSRPNLPSEQLEISMMELGKDYMAAGFYDRAEEMFVSLIELSDETDEAESQLILIYQTTREWQKAINIIKNMNRVSRKEFASSHAHYYCQLSDESSTTEQKVKFLKLALKQDEKCGRALVQLIEIYFKNNQNKECKQSLLQLILTDPDLISEVLEYAREVYLREQDFDGYKEFLQQSLDKGAGVSITVALVKLFLDINHVEDAQTILLAAMQRHPTMKGFHQLMQLHVEQAESGKAKDSLTMLEKLVQQQIKHRPSYRCQECGFPSHALYWHCPSCKNWGKVKRIRGLDGE, from the coding sequence ATGGTTGAAGTTTTATTTTTACTCCTTCCGATAGCAGCTAGTTATGGTTGGTATATGGGACGCCGTAGTATGCGTCATCAACAAAACAATAAACAACGTTCAAGAGATAGAAATTATTTCACGGGGCTAAACTTCATCTTATCTAATGAATCAGATAAAGCCGTCGATCTTTTCATTAATATGTTGGATGTTGATGACGACACCATCGATACTCACTTGTCTTTAGGTGCATTGTTTAGAACTCGCGGGCAAGTAGATAGAGCTATTCGTATTCACCAAAGTTTGGTTTCAAGACCTAACCTCCCATCTGAACAACTTGAAATTTCAATGATGGAGCTTGGTAAAGACTATATGGCGGCAGGTTTTTACGATCGAGCAGAAGAAATGTTCGTAAGTTTAATCGAGTTATCAGATGAAACAGATGAGGCTGAATCTCAGCTAATTTTGATTTACCAAACCACGCGAGAATGGCAAAAAGCGATAAATATTATTAAAAATATGAATCGTGTGAGTAGAAAAGAATTTGCGTCTAGTCACGCACATTATTATTGCCAGCTAAGCGATGAGAGTAGTACCACTGAGCAAAAGGTTAAGTTTCTAAAACTTGCTTTGAAACAAGACGAAAAATGTGGACGAGCTTTAGTTCAATTAATTGAAATATATTTTAAAAACAATCAAAACAAAGAATGTAAACAATCGTTATTACAACTTATTTTAACGGATCCAGATCTTATTTCTGAAGTCTTGGAATACGCACGAGAAGTATACTTGCGTGAACAAGATTTCGATGGTTATAAAGAATTTTTACAACAATCCCTTGATAAAGGGGCTGGTGTTTCCATAACGGTTGCACTTGTAAAACTTTTTTTAGACATAAATCATGTTGAAGATGCTCAAACCATATTGCTTGCCGCTATGCAACGGCACCCAACGATGAAAGGTTTTCATCAATTAATGCAACTTCACGTTGAACAAGCAGAAAGCGGGAAAGCAAAAGACAGTTTAACCATGTTGGAAAAGCTCGTTCAACAACAAATAAAACATAGACCAAGTTATCGCTGTCAAGAATGCGGTTTTCCTTCACATGCATTGTATTGGCATTGCCCATCATGCAAAAATTGGGGGAAAGTGAAACGTATTCGAGGCCTCGATGGTGAATAA
- the thrA gene encoding bifunctional aspartate kinase/homoserine dehydrogenase I: protein MRVMKFGGSSLANWQRFSKIAEIIAVAAEKEQVACVLSAPATVTNTLIETVELAIKGHNFELLLTNIEQIFIRLHSQAAEEKISDTQLSILNSELIAHLSDWRQKLAGVKLLNECPDSVQAQIISSGEKLSANLLEQILIAKGITSSQLDPQELFLAHGAPLEAVVDINLSKPKFKTISLNNNRVWVMPGFSAADSEGKIVTLGRNGSDYSATVLAACINASSCDIWTDVDGVYNTDPRVVPDAKLLTQLSYQEAMELSYFGAKVLHPKTIAPIAQYHIPCYIRNSFNPDSLGTLVSNDTDTTGLNVKAISNLDEQCMFDVSGPGMKGMVGMASRMLGAISQTGVSVSLITQSSSEYSMSFCVATLSAAKVKAALEQEFELELKSELLEAIKVRKNLAIVSLIGDGMRTRKGVAAQFFKALAQASVNIIAIAQGSSERSISTVIEQSKTKNAISACHQSFFDVQHYLDVFLVGCGNVGTGLLEQINKQAQMLKAQNITVRVCGIANSTKMLLNAEGIELSKWPLLLNESQQISNIPEILNWICDQQLLNPVLVDCTSSSKIAEQYVDVLEAGLHVVTPNKKANTRDLAYYQQLRQVALKQKRQFLYETTVGAGLPVIDNLKKLLCAGDKLLQFNGILSGSLSYIFGMLDEGMRLSQATSIAREKCFTEPDPRDDLSGMDVARKVLILAREVGLTLELDDVDIESVLPEGFDSSGSIDEFMENLTQVDEAFMQRISRAKANNKLLRYVGQINQGKCSVNIVEVDSSDPLYSVKGGENALAFYSQYYQPIPFVLRGYGAGTDVTAAGTFSDLLRTLNWTRELDS, encoded by the coding sequence ATGAGAGTAATGAAATTTGGTGGTTCTTCCCTCGCAAATTGGCAACGTTTTTCTAAAATAGCTGAAATTATAGCCGTTGCGGCTGAGAAAGAACAAGTTGCCTGTGTATTATCAGCGCCTGCAACTGTTACCAACACCTTGATTGAAACGGTTGAATTGGCGATTAAGGGTCACAATTTTGAGCTTTTGCTTACCAATATTGAGCAAATTTTCATCCGACTTCATTCTCAAGCGGCAGAAGAGAAAATCAGTGACACCCAGCTCTCAATTCTGAACAGTGAGTTAATCGCTCACCTGTCAGATTGGAGGCAGAAGCTGGCAGGAGTTAAGTTATTAAATGAGTGCCCTGATAGTGTACAAGCACAAATTATAAGTTCTGGAGAGAAGCTCAGTGCAAATCTTCTGGAACAAATTTTAATTGCTAAAGGGATCACAAGCAGCCAACTAGACCCTCAGGAGCTGTTTCTTGCCCATGGTGCGCCTTTAGAGGCAGTTGTTGATATCAATTTGAGCAAACCGAAATTCAAAACAATTTCATTAAATAACAACCGTGTGTGGGTAATGCCGGGATTTTCAGCTGCAGACTCTGAAGGTAAAATAGTTACGTTAGGCAGGAACGGTTCTGACTATTCAGCAACAGTATTGGCAGCCTGCATAAATGCATCTAGCTGTGATATATGGACTGATGTTGATGGTGTTTACAACACAGATCCTAGAGTCGTACCAGATGCTAAGCTACTGACTCAACTGAGTTATCAAGAAGCGATGGAACTTTCTTACTTTGGGGCTAAGGTATTACATCCTAAAACAATTGCACCTATTGCTCAGTATCACATCCCTTGTTATATCCGTAATAGCTTTAATCCTGATTCGCTTGGCACATTAGTGTCTAATGATACAGATACAACGGGACTAAATGTAAAAGCAATTTCTAATTTAGATGAACAATGCATGTTCGATGTATCAGGTCCCGGCATGAAAGGGATGGTCGGTATGGCTAGCAGAATGCTTGGCGCTATCAGCCAGACAGGTGTTTCAGTTTCGCTCATCACGCAAAGCTCATCTGAATACAGCATGAGTTTTTGTGTGGCAACGCTTTCAGCAGCAAAAGTGAAAGCAGCTTTAGAGCAAGAATTCGAGCTTGAACTTAAAAGTGAATTACTCGAAGCCATAAAGGTGCGAAAAAATCTAGCCATTGTGTCATTAATTGGCGATGGAATGCGTACACGAAAAGGTGTCGCGGCTCAATTTTTTAAAGCATTAGCACAAGCTAGTGTAAATATTATTGCGATAGCTCAAGGTTCATCTGAGCGTTCAATTTCGACGGTTATCGAACAAAGTAAGACTAAAAATGCTATCTCAGCCTGTCATCAAAGCTTTTTTGATGTGCAGCATTATCTTGATGTTTTTTTAGTCGGTTGTGGCAATGTTGGTACTGGCTTGCTCGAACAAATCAATAAACAGGCACAAATGCTTAAAGCTCAGAATATCACTGTACGAGTTTGCGGTATTGCTAATTCTACTAAGATGTTACTCAATGCAGAAGGGATTGAATTATCCAAATGGCCTTTATTACTTAATGAAAGTCAGCAAATATCAAACATTCCTGAGATACTTAACTGGATTTGTGATCAACAATTGCTCAATCCTGTGTTGGTTGACTGTACATCAAGCAGCAAAATAGCCGAGCAGTATGTTGATGTTCTAGAAGCTGGTTTACACGTTGTGACCCCGAATAAAAAAGCTAACACTCGTGACTTAGCTTATTATCAACAGTTGCGTCAGGTTGCTTTAAAACAAAAACGACAATTTCTTTATGAAACCACTGTTGGTGCTGGTTTACCTGTTATTGATAACTTGAAAAAACTTCTCTGCGCAGGAGACAAATTGCTTCAATTTAATGGCATTTTATCCGGTTCGTTATCTTATATTTTCGGAATGCTCGATGAAGGTATGCGTCTTTCTCAAGCAACTAGCATTGCACGAGAAAAGTGCTTTACAGAACCCGATCCTAGAGATGACCTTAGTGGAATGGATGTCGCCCGTAAGGTATTAATTTTAGCCAGAGAAGTCGGGTTAACATTAGAACTAGATGATGTTGATATTGAATCTGTTTTACCTGAAGGTTTTGATAGTAGCGGCAGCATCGATGAATTCATGGAGAATTTAACTCAGGTTGACGAAGCGTTTATGCAGCGCATTAGCCGCGCTAAGGCCAATAACAAGTTACTCAGATATGTCGGTCAAATTAATCAAGGAAAATGCAGTGTAAACATTGTCGAAGTTGACAGTAGCGATCCGCTATATAGTGTCAAAGGTGGCGAAAATGCTTTGGCTTTTTATAGCCAATACTATCAACCCATACCATTCGTGTTACGTGGTTATGGTGCAGGTACAGATGTAACCGCAGCTGGCACTTTTTCAGATCTGCTTCGTACTCTCAATTGGACTAGGGAATTAGACTCATGA
- a CDS encoding DUF2058 domain-containing protein: MANALQEQLLKAGLSSKQKVRDVKTQKRRNRKAKIDDGSTELKKQIADQKLKQTEKDRELNEQRFNEAMEKGQVRSLVTEFTRCALVIDAKAELKFNYTMNSKVFSLYITDEIQSQLLRGVLGIVRYEDKTYVVPFKLAERVNLLVPQWCGYLATEQQEEVSSEDDPYADYAIPDDLMW, translated from the coding sequence ATGGCAAACGCATTACAAGAGCAATTGCTAAAAGCTGGCTTATCTAGCAAGCAAAAAGTACGAGACGTAAAAACTCAAAAACGTCGCAATCGTAAAGCGAAGATTGATGATGGTTCCACTGAGTTAAAAAAGCAAATTGCTGATCAGAAATTGAAGCAAACTGAAAAAGATCGTGAATTAAATGAACAACGTTTCAATGAGGCAATGGAAAAAGGTCAGGTTAGATCATTAGTTACTGAGTTTACACGATGTGCATTGGTCATTGATGCAAAAGCAGAGCTAAAGTTTAACTATACGATGAATAGTAAAGTATTTTCGCTTTATATAACGGATGAAATACAAAGCCAACTCTTGCGTGGGGTACTAGGTATTGTCCGTTACGAAGATAAAACTTATGTTGTGCCCTTTAAACTAGCAGAAAGAGTTAATCTACTTGTTCCACAATGGTGTGGGTATTTGGCTACAGAGCAACAAGAAGAAGTATCTTCAGAAGATGACCCATACGCAGATTATGCTATTCCAGATGATTTAATGTGGTGA
- the thrB gene encoding homoserine kinase: MSITVYAPASIGNLGVGYDLLGAALAPIDDSLLGDKITIEAASDGIKLVLSGSWAHDLPADNKLNTVYQCAVFFVDIMQQLHSQRHGTGLVIHLEKNLPVGSGLGSSASSVVAALYGLNEYFDKPYSDNKLLALMAKFEGQISGSVHYDNIAPSFLGGIQLNLGLAEQLTDSIPAFDSWYWVVAYPGTPLSTMKMRQLLPREYPKGKVIEYGRNISAFIHASYKQDQQLAINVLKDVIAEPFRAPAIDGFQQARNELSELNMLASGISGSGPTLFSITDDLVKAKQAKAILEQQYACAPSGFVYICKIDHQGARRIH, encoded by the coding sequence ATGAGCATCACAGTTTACGCTCCAGCCTCAATAGGAAACCTTGGTGTAGGGTATGATCTACTCGGTGCAGCACTGGCACCGATTGACGACAGTTTATTGGGTGACAAAATCACAATAGAGGCTGCATCGGATGGTATCAAACTCGTGTTATCAGGATCATGGGCACATGATCTGCCAGCCGATAACAAACTGAACACTGTCTATCAATGTGCTGTTTTTTTTGTTGATATTATGCAACAGCTTCACAGCCAAAGACACGGTACAGGTCTTGTCATTCACCTTGAAAAAAATCTTCCGGTTGGTAGTGGCTTAGGCTCTAGCGCCAGCTCAGTGGTTGCTGCACTTTACGGGCTTAATGAGTATTTTGATAAGCCATATTCGGATAACAAATTACTCGCTTTAATGGCTAAGTTTGAAGGTCAAATTAGCGGCAGTGTTCATTACGATAACATCGCACCAAGCTTTTTGGGTGGGATACAATTAAACCTAGGGCTTGCTGAACAATTAACGGACTCAATTCCAGCGTTTGATTCATGGTATTGGGTGGTTGCTTATCCGGGCACACCATTATCTACCATGAAAATGCGTCAATTATTGCCCCGCGAATATCCTAAAGGCAAGGTCATTGAATACGGACGCAACATAAGTGCATTTATACATGCCAGCTACAAGCAAGATCAGCAGTTAGCTATCAATGTACTAAAAGATGTGATTGCAGAGCCATTTCGAGCACCTGCTATTGATGGTTTTCAACAAGCAAGAAATGAGTTATCTGAGTTGAACATGTTGGCCAGCGGCATTTCTGGTAGCGGTCCAACGCTTTTCTCAATCACTGATGATCTTGTTAAAGCAAAACAAGCAAAAGCCATTCTAGAACAGCAATATGCCTGCGCACCTAGTGGATTTGTTTACATTTGCAAAATCGATCACCAAGGTGCGCGTAGAATCCATTAA
- a CDS encoding LapA family protein, with amino-acid sequence MKSFLVTVVLALIFFLAIIFGARNEQLVTISYFVAKGEYRLPIVLAVVFLLGFLISWLFAGYHILKLRLNIRHLSKKLALAETKSDSVEDV; translated from the coding sequence GTGAAATCATTTTTAGTTACTGTTGTCTTAGCCTTGATATTTTTCTTGGCGATCATTTTTGGGGCTCGTAATGAGCAGCTAGTAACTATTAGCTATTTTGTTGCTAAAGGGGAATATCGTTTACCTATAGTTCTTGCCGTTGTTTTCTTACTTGGCTTTTTAATAAGTTGGCTATTTGCAGGTTATCATATTCTAAAACTTAGGCTCAATATAAGACATTTGTCTAAGAAGCTGGCACTCGCTGAAACTAAATCTGATAGTGTTGAAGACGTTTAA
- the ihfB gene encoding integration host factor subunit beta, with translation MTKSELIGRLASKQSLLSAKEIERAVKEMLEQMAVTLEGGDRIEIRGFGSFSLHYRAPRIGRNPKTGTSVDLEGKYVPHFKPGKELRERVDVHSA, from the coding sequence ATGACAAAATCCGAACTGATCGGTAGGCTCGCCAGCAAGCAATCGTTGCTGTCGGCGAAAGAAATAGAACGTGCTGTGAAAGAGATGTTAGAGCAAATGGCTGTAACATTAGAAGGCGGAGATCGAATTGAAATCCGTGGTTTTGGCAGTTTCTCTCTACACTATCGCGCACCACGTATTGGTCGTAACCCTAAAACGGGTACTTCTGTTGATTTGGAAGGCAAGTACGTTCCGCATTTTAAGCCAGGCAAAGAGCTTCGCGAAAGAGTCGATGTTCATAGCGCTTAA
- the aroG gene encoding 3-deoxy-7-phosphoheptulonate synthase AroG, with product MLYKTDDVRINKIKDLLPPIALLERFPLSEKASKTVYSGRQAIHNILNHKDDRLFVVIGPCSIHDPKAALEYGDRLSKLRQQYKSNLEIVMRVYFEKPRTTVGWKGLINDPYMNGSFELNDGLRIGRKLLLDLNELGLPTAGEYLDMITPQYMADFMCWGAIGARTTESQVHRELASGLSCPVGFKNGTDGTIKIAIDAIGSAAAPHHFLSVTKFGHAAIVETTGNKDCHIILRGGKTTNFDQDSVSNVTKQLKSSSLNTKIMIDFSHANSCKKFKNQMLVCEDVSKQIRQGNENIFGVMVESHLVEGRQDLINGEAITYGQSITDACIGFEDTEILIKELNDAVAMRKAKNKI from the coding sequence ATGCTTTATAAAACTGACGACGTACGTATTAACAAAATAAAAGATTTATTGCCACCTATTGCATTGTTAGAGCGCTTTCCATTATCAGAAAAAGCGTCAAAAACTGTTTATTCTGGTAGGCAAGCTATACATAATATCCTCAACCATAAAGATGACCGACTCTTTGTTGTCATTGGCCCTTGCTCTATTCATGATCCAAAAGCGGCACTTGAATATGGTGATCGCTTATCAAAATTACGCCAGCAATATAAAAGTAATTTAGAAATTGTGATGCGCGTATATTTTGAAAAGCCACGAACCACCGTCGGCTGGAAAGGGTTAATTAACGATCCTTATATGAATGGCAGCTTCGAGCTTAATGATGGTCTTCGTATTGGGCGAAAACTATTATTAGACTTGAACGAATTAGGATTACCTACGGCGGGTGAATATCTCGATATGATAACACCTCAATATATGGCTGACTTTATGTGTTGGGGGGCTATTGGTGCACGTACCACCGAGAGTCAAGTGCATCGTGAGTTAGCATCGGGTTTATCTTGTCCTGTCGGTTTTAAAAATGGCACTGACGGTACAATTAAAATAGCCATTGATGCCATTGGCTCTGCTGCTGCACCACATCATTTTTTATCAGTAACAAAATTTGGTCATGCAGCGATTGTAGAAACCACAGGCAATAAAGATTGTCATATTATTTTACGTGGTGGTAAAACAACGAATTTTGATCAAGATAGTGTCAGTAATGTTACGAAACAGCTCAAAAGTTCAAGTCTTAATACTAAAATTATGATTGATTTTAGTCATGCTAATAGCTGTAAGAAATTCAAAAATCAGATGCTAGTTTGCGAAGACGTGAGTAAGCAAATTCGACAAGGTAATGAAAACATTTTTGGTGTAATGGTTGAAAGCCATTTAGTTGAAGGCCGTCAAGATTTAATTAATGGTGAAGCCATAACTTACGGTCAAAGTATCACTGATGCTTGTATAGGTTTTGAAGATACTGAAATACTCATCAAAGAACTAAATGATGCTGTTGCTATGCGTAAAGCTAAGAATAAAATCTAA